TCCTTTAAAATTATTTGTTTTCAATAAAAACCAAGCTTGCGTTGCTTCAATATCATTATCTGAATAAAGAATTAATTTTTCATTTCTCTGTAATTCTGAATTTAGCAATTGATCGAGTTGAATATTTTCTGAAGTTGGAATATTATACTTTGCAAATTCTTCCGGTTTACGCAAATCAATTAATCTAAAATCAGATTTTGATTGAATAATATTATCAGCTAAATCTTCAACTTTAACTTTACCAATTTCATTTGGTGAAATTAACGATAATTCCTTTACATTAATTTTTATTGAAGTTTTTCCGTATGGATCACCCGCAAAAATTGCAATTACTCCTATACCAAAAGCAAACATTGCAAGTTTTTTTTCTGCATTCAAATTTGAGAAAAACTTTTTCATATTTTTTTCTCCAATGATTTATTTCCCATTTTCCTTTCTCCCCACTCAGCAGCAGCGAATGCGCCAATTGCCATAACCACAACAAGAAAAACTACAATTCCATAAGGAATATTGAAAAATTGTGGTAATGTTACACTTCCCATTGCTGTTGAGTTGAAGAAATGTTCAATAGATGGAAACATTTCTCCGAAAACAAAAATTCCGAACAGCATTCCAATTACATAAACCAATGCATCAATTTTTCCGGTAGCAACAGCAACAATTGATGTTCCTGGGCAATAACCACCAATTACAAATCCAACACCAGCAACTAAACCCCCAACTAAATTAGGCATCACATTAGTTGGAGTAAGATAAATTAGAGATAAATCTAAAAATCCAATTACGGATAAAAAGAAAATTCCAAGCATTGCAGTTACAATTGCTGTAAACATAACTTTTAATACACGCATATTTGTAAAATAAAATTGAGCTGCCAAAATTGTTGCTCTACCGAAACCGCCGCGCTCCAAAGCAAATCCGAATGCAATCCCAATTACAAATGCAATAATTAAACTTACGTCTGTTCCAAAATATTCATATTTAAAGAATGGTGCACTCATATCCATTGTCTCCTTAAAAAATAAGCTGCCGCATAACCTCCGACAAAAACCATCATCATAAATATCCAACTGCCAAAATTTAAAACTGCACCACCGGTTAAAGCTTGTCCGCTCATACAACCGCGAGCTAATTTAGCGCCCCAGCCTAATAATCCTCCACCAATAAATGCATAAACCAATCTCATCTTTGTAGAAATTTTTGGACCTTTCTCAATTCCTTTTTTAACCCGATGTGAAAGAATCCCGGAAATAAATCCTCCGAACAAAACTCCAATTACTTGAAAGACTAACCAATCTTTAAATGGATTTGAATTTTTATCGCCGAGATATTCTGTATAAAAACTATTTTTTGCAGCATGTTCCGGTGCAATTTTATTTACACTAACTGCAACTGCGGTAGAAAGTGCGCCGGATGCGCCTAATCCTCTCCCCATAATTACGAAAGCCGCAAGCAAAACTAAACCTAAACCAATTCCAACAAAATAAGGGTTTGAGAAAGGTTTTTCTTTCACATGAATGTGAGCATGATCTCCATGTTCAAAAATATGTGAAATTTTTTCTGTTAAACCATTCATAATTTATATTCTCCATTAATGTAAATTTGAGTTAAACCAATGACTGTATTGACCGGCAGAAACAATTATAAATCTTAAAATTAATCCTCCAACAATAACCATTAAAGGTGCAAGTGCCGTATGTTTTACTTTATGATTTACGGCAAGCAGCTGAATAATAAGCGGGATAATAATTCCAATACCAATAACAAAAACCCAAAAACTTGGTGCAAATTCTCCGGTTAAAAGTAAATCAGCGGCTTGCGCTTGTACTTCAGTTGCTGTTTTCAATCCTATAATAAAAAGAGCAATTACGAAAAGTTCAATAATTAAAAATGCATTATCAGCCTTTGCTAACAATTCACGTTCGTAAACATCTTTAGCAATTACATGAACAAAAGCCGCAGCACCGGAAAGTCCGGAAACCAAAAACAGTAACCAAAGAATCGCCGAACTCCATAATGGTCTTGCCCCAAGTGAGCTTAACAGAACTCCGGTATATAATCCAATTCCCGCTCCAAAAAACATAGTAATTATGCCGATGTTTTTCAGCAGAATTGGTTTTTCAAGCAAATATTTTTTCCAATTTATAATTTGCGGAAGTTTTTCTTCAAGAAATTTTGGTGGTTTTAATAGAATGTTAACCAATAAAATTGGATATACTAATACTAAAATCCAAGAACCCCACGACATTGCAGAGCTAATCTGAAATGTTGTGTATAATCTCCAAACATATAGTTTGTGTTCTAAATCCAAGAACAATGCAAACATTCCAATGCTCAACAAAATCACACTCATATATGGCAAATAAAAACATGAACAATTTTTTTCAGTTTGTCTTCCCTTAAATAAAAAATATCCGGAAATTAGCATCATACCGGCAACCATTCCGCCAAGAAAAAGATAAACCGGAATTTCCCAACCCCATACGGAAAGTGTCGGATCAATCATGTGATTATTTCTTGTTGAAGTAATTTCGTTCATCTCAATCTCCTAAATCAAATAAAAAATATTAGGTTTTGTTCCAGCTTCTGGAATTAGCGAATGATATTTTCTTGATTGTAACAATAAATTTACTTGGCTGTTTGGATCATCAAAATCACCAAAATACATACAATGAGTTGGACAGACAGAAACGCATGCTGGATTTAATCCTTTCTCAACTCTGTGAATGCAAAATGTACATTTATCAACATAGCCTTCGGGATGAACATATCTTGCATCATAAGGACAAGAAGCAATACAAGCTTTACATCCAATGCATTCATCGTGATTTACCAAAACAACTCCGCCAATATCGTGATAATGACTTGCGCCGGTTGGACAACATGAAACGCATGGTGCGTCTGTGCAATGATTACATCTTTCTGTTCTGATTTCTAAACTAATTGTTGGGAATTTTCCTTTCGATTCTGTAGTAATCCAATCTCTGCAAAATCCTTGCGGAACATTATTTTCAGATTGACAAGCAATTACACAATCTTGACATCCCACACATTTTTTTGTATCGATAACCATTCCGTATCTTGCCATCTACGCCTCCAACTCAATAGTTACGAAATTTACATTCATTCCCGTTCCTCCCATCAATGGATCAACTTTATATTTTGTAACAAGCTGTGCATCGCTTGCACCTTTATTGAAAGTCTGCCGATACATTTTTGCTTTCTGTCCAAAACCGTGAACCATATAAACGCAATCTGTTCTAATTCTTTCCGTAGCTTTAACCTTGATTTTATTGCTTATAACTCCATCTTGATTTTTTAATTTTACATATTCACCATTATTAATTCCCAATCTTTTTGCAATATCAGAATTTAACCACAACTCATTTTCACTCATCAAATCTGATAAAAATCTGTTTGATAAAGTTTTGCTAAAAGTATGAACCGGTGCTCTTCCAAATAATAATCTAAAATATCCGGCTGGCGGTTCTTCAGGTTTGGTATATTTTGGAACGGGATCAAATCCCGCTTCTTTTAGTGGAATTGAATAAAATTCAACTTTTCCGGATTGTGTATAAAATTCCGGAACATCATTTTCTCCATAATAAATAGGCTGTTGAGGAGCTTTTATTATACCTTTTTCTTTTAATTCCGCTAAACTCAATCCCGCACTTTTCAATCTTGTTTCAAGATATTCTTCAACATTTTTCCAAGGAAAATATTTTCCTAAGCTAAGTTTATTTGCGAGTTGTTTTGCAATCCACCAATTTGGTTTTTGATCATTAGGAGAATCTATTACCGGTTGACGCAAACCAACAAATCCTTCTTTGAATGACGAAGTATTCAAATCATCATATCTTTCCAAATAAACTGATTCCGGTAAAACTACATCTGCATATCCAGCAATTTCACTTGGAACAACATCTACAACAACCAACACATCTAATTTCTGAATTGCATCTATTGTTTCTTGCATATTCGGCAAAGCTTGCAAAAGATTTGTAGCATAAATAAACCATCCTTTTATTGGATAAGGATTTTCGGTCAATGTTGCATCACGCATTCCACTTGAACTTTTTTCGCCTTCTGCAAATGGATATCTTCGATTTGGATTATCAGCAGCTTCCCTTTTCGGTTCCGGGTAAGCTGGATAAGGATATTTTGGAATACTGTAATTATATGGAATATAAAATCCGCCTTTCTTTCCCCAATTTCCCATAAGTGCATTTAACAAAGCAATTGCTCGGCTTCGTTGTGTATCATCTCCGTACCAAGTTGTGTGTCTTCCGGGATGAATTAAAGTTGCCGGTTTATATCGCGCCATTTCGTAAGCAGTTTCTCTAATAATATCGGGTTCGATCGAAGTTACTATATATGCCCATTCCGGAGTGTATTGGGAAATTTCATACGCAAATTGATCAAAACCAAATCCGTAATTTTCTACAAATTCTTTATCATATAATTTTTCTGAAACTATAACATTCATCCAAGCTAAAATTAATGCAAGATCGGTTCCGGGTTTAATTGGTAGATAATATTTCGATTTGCTTGCAGCAACGGAAAATCTTGGATCAACTGTAATTATTGTTGCACCCTTTTCTACTGCTTCGGCAAATTCTTGTACTTGTGTATTATGCATATTTTCGCCAAGATGCGAACCAATTAAAACCAAACATTTTGCATTTTGAATATCTGTTCTTTCCGGTGAGCCAACTACATCTCCGAATGTTAATTCAAATCCAACTTCTCTTGGTCCGCGGCATTGAGTAAAAGATGGAGCAGTAATATTCGGACTTCCATAAGCATTAAATAAATGCTGAAGAAAATTTCCTCCAATTCCGTGACTAAATAAAACCATAGATTCGGGTCCAAATTCCGACTTAATTTTTTTCATTTTTCCGGCGATGTAATCTAGAGCTTCATCCCAAGTTACTTGAACAAATTCTTCTTTTCCTCTTTCACCTTTTCTAATTAACGGAGCTTTAAGTCTATCGGAATCCGAATAAACTCCAATTCCTCCGGTTCCTCTTGGGCACAATCTTCCGTTGCTTAATGGATCTTCCGGATTTCCTTCAATTTTCCAAAGTTCTCCGTCTTTCAAATATGCAATTGCTCCGCATTTCCAAAAGCATAAATCGCAGTAAGTTGGAATTTTCTGAATCCCTTCAACTTTTTTTCCGGATTTACTTTCAATTTTTTCTGCACCTTTTACAACTTCACTAAGTGAAGTTACGGCAACGGCGGCACCAAAGGTTGCGCCGGTAATTTTTAAGAATCTTCTTCGTGATAATGAATTCATAAATTATAATCCCGATATTTTCTTAATTAAATCTTTTATTGCTCCGCATTGCGAAAATTCATTATAAACTTCGCATTCTCTGCAGTTTCGGTTTTCACAAATCGTATTTGGGTGTGTGAATGTCCAGCAAGGTTGCTGATGACTCTTAAAAGCATCACAAACTTTTCGGTCTTCTTCTGTACATTTTACAACTTCCCAGCAAGGAATAAGCGAGTAAATTGTTTTGATTCCGTTTATACTGATTTTCGATTCGTTAATTGCTCGGCGAATACATCTTAATCTTTCCAAATCGTCTTCGGAATAAATTCTTTGGTTTCCATCAGATTTATGCGGAATTATTAAACCTTCTTTTTCATACATTCTAAGGGTTGGAACGGAAATTCCAAGAATTTGTGCGGCTGTTCTGATTGGATAAATTGGAGTTTTTTTATCTATGGCAATTTCCATTTCATTCCAAAAATGTTGATAATTATGAATATCAACTTTCTTGCCATTTTAAAATATTAGCTTTTGTTAAATATTCTAATTTTATAATCAAATATTTTCTAAAATTTTGGATAAGACTAAATGTGTTTTTTTAATTTTGGGAGAAAGAATATAACTTATCTTTATAAAATATTTTCATACAAAAGTAGGAGTATTTTTCACTTTCATTACCTAAATAAGTTTCAAATTTTACCATATTTTCCTAAAAAATTGTAGTTGTTTGTCCGATAATTAAACATCTATTAAAAATTTTGGGAAAACGATGAAATTAAACACACTTAGAGCAAAAGTTACTTTAATTTTATTACTTTCGATTACGTCAATTTCTGTAATATTGCTTATTCTTTCTTACTCAAATTCTGTTGAAGAAAATAACTCAAAAATTGCCAATGAGTTTAAGAAATTTGAAAATCTATTTGACAAGGAAATTGAAGCTAAAATTCTTGATCAATCTGCAGCATTAGAAATTTTAAGTCATGATGAAAAAATTTTACAACTTTTTGCCGAACAAAATCGTGATGAATTATCAAAATATTTACTTCCTCTTTTTGAAAATAAATTAAAACCTATTTACAAAATTGCTCAACTTCATTTTCACACAAGAGATAATCTTTCCTTTTTACGACTTCATGAACCTGAAAATTTTGGTGATGATTTAAGTTCATTTAGAAAAACTGTTGTTGAGTGTAACTCACAGAGAAAAATTGTTTCCGGAATTGAAGTTGGAAAATTTGGAACCGGATTACGAAATATTACTCCACTTGAGTATAAAAATATCCATATTGGAAGTGTTGAATTTAGCGGAAGTATTTTCGGAATTTTGGATGGAATTGGTAAAGCTTTAAATATGGAATACTCGATTGGAATTCATAAAAAAAATCTTGATGCAACCGGAAAAAAATTAGGTAATAATGATATTGTTAAAGAAAAAAGTATTTACTATCATTTTTCAAATCCGGAAATAATTAAACAATTGGAAAATGTAGAAATTCAAAAAGAGCCGATAGTTTATGATTTTGGTGATAAAAAAATTGCCGTCGCTTCTATTCCACTTTATGATTATAAGAAAAAAGATGCCGGCTGTGTAACATTATTTAAAGATGTTTCAAATAATTATGCAGTTCTTCATAGCGCAATTTATAATTCTATTTTAGTTGTTTTTATTTCTACATTAATTATTTCACTTATTTCATTCACATTTTTGAAAAAAAATCTACTAAATCCTCTTGTTGCAATTAGCGAAGCAGCAAATAAAATTTCCAACGGAAAATATGATTTTACACTTTCGGTTAGAAAAAATGATGAAATTGGTGCAGTAAGAAAAAGTTTAAATAAAATGATTGAAAATATTAATAGAAGCAGGCAAGCACTTCATGATGAAAAAAACAGTATAGAAGAAAAAGTAAAAATTGCAATAAAAGAATCCGAAGAACAAAAACTTTATTTGGAAAAAAGTGTTGAGAAAATGCTTTATGTAATGAATGAATTTTCCAAGGGAAATTTAACAGTAAAACTTCCGGATGATTATCAAGATTCAATAGGAAAACTATTTAGAGGATTTAATTCAACTGTGAAAAATCTACATGATTTGGTAAGTAAAGTAAATGAAACAGTTGATTTAACAATTAATGAAAGTATGCGAATTGCCGCCGGTGTTGAGGAATTATCCATTGGCTCTGAACAACAAAGTGAACAGACAAATGAAATAACAAATTCAATTGATGAAATGATTAAAACATTTTCAGAAACTTCACGAAATACAAATTCTGCAGCAAAATCTGCTAATGAAGCCGGAAAATTAGCCAAAGAAGGAAGCAAAGTTGTGCAAAATGCAGTTGAAGCAATGGATAAAATTGCATTGATTGTTTCTAACGCAGCTGAAAAAGTTTCTGAACTTGGAAAAAATTCTGATAAAATTGGTGAGATTATTCAAGTTATTGATGAAATTGCCGATCAAACAAATCTGCTTGCACTAAACGCTGCAATTGAAGCCGCTCGAGCTGGCGAACATGGAAGAGGTTTTGCTGTTGTTGCTGATGAAGTTAGAAAATTAGCAGAAAGAACAACAAATTCAACACAAGAAATTTCAAAAATGATTCAGCAAATTCAGACAGATACTCAGCTCGTTGTTAACTCAATTTATGAAGGGAATCAAGAAGTTGAAAAAGGAAAAAAACTAGCTAAAAATGCCGGAGATGCAATTGATCATATTGTAATTAGCACAAATCATGTTGTTGATGAAATTAACCAAGTTGCAACAGCTAGCGAAGAACAATCCTCGCAATCAAATCATGTTTCTGAAAATATAATTAGAATAAATAATGTTGCTTCGGAATCTTTAGTCGGTGTACAACAAATAGCAAGCGCCGCAGAACATCTAAATAATATGACAATGGATTTGAAAGAATTAACTTGTCAGTTTAAAATTAACAACAGTAATTTTAAAAATAATTGTAAAGAAAATGTTTATGTAGAATATTAAAAAAAACCTCAGGCTAAAGCCTGAGGCTACAGTTTAAATGTATTTATAAAAATATTTTAACAACCGCCGACAACTCTTTTTAACTTTTTCTCAACACCGCCTTTGGGCTTATTGTTTTTAATCATTTCCGGAATTACTAAAGAAGCTTTTTCTCTAAATGCAAATGTTGTTTGTTCAACTTTATTTTGTGGAGTTTGTGTATTATCAAAATTCAAAATAAGTTTGTTAAATGTTTTAATCCCACCGGAAAGTATTTTAATATTATTATAACCAAGTTCTTTTGCTATAATTGCAATTTTTCTTTCTTCAATTTCGTCATTTGCAATAAATACATTTGTTCTATTTGCCAAGCTTAAAAATCTGTTTGGTTCTTTTTCAAAAAAATTATCTATAGAAAATAAAATTGAATTTGGCAAACTTTGTTTTCTATATTCATCGGAAGTTCTAAAATCGAAAATTTGTAATTTTTTATCGCCTTCCATCATTCTGTAAGCTAATTCATCAGAAGTGATTTCTTTAAGCGGATATGAATTTACAAATTCTAAATTTTCAACCATTTCTAATAATCCCGCTTTTTTAGGAGGAAACATAAAAGCCGAAATTGCGATAAAAATTCCAACTGCTGTTAATCCCAAATAATAAGGAGTAAATCTAATTGCCGGTTTTTCAACTCCGTTAACTTTATTTTCAATTATTGAAGTTGCCCAAAAAGCTATAAGTGCTATTGAAGTAAGAATAAATGCAAATAATGATTGTGAAATTCCGAAAGTATCAAAAATTCTTATTCCGCCAAAATTATAAGCTTTATAAAAATCTTCCCAAAGAGGATAACCTTCTGCGAAAATTAATATTCCCAAAACAGAACCAAGGATGAAATACATTGCATCAATTTTACCAATGGCGGCTGCACACACGGAAGTTCCGGGACAAAATCCGCCAATCACAAATCCTAATCCCATAATTAATCCACCGGCAATTGCTGCGCCTACAAATGTTGGATTTATATAAATTAGATTTACATCTAAATATCCCCAATGATCTAACATTATAATTCCGAACATTGCTACAAGTCCCGCAGTAAAAAACACGCGAAGAACTGTAAAATCATAACCGTAGAATAATCCAACTAATTTTTTAGAAGTTGAAAATCCGGCTTGCTCTAAAATTGCACCAAATGCAACTCCAATAACCAAAGCAATTATAAAATTTAAATCATTGCTGATTACATCGGGAACTAAAGGACCCATTTTAAATTCTCCTTAAATCCAAAATTTTCTAAAAAAATATGCAAACAAATATGCACCACCAAAAATTGCAATCATTGTTAAAATTCCACCGGAAGATAAAACTGCCATTCCGCTTAATGCTGCACCGCTTGTGCAACCTCTTCCCAATTGTGCACCAAATCCAAATAATAATCCGCCGGTAATTGCACCAAATATTCTAATTCTTGAATCTATTCTTGGACCGTGTTCGAGAGTTAAATTTAATCTTTCAGATACTAATCCGGAAATAAATGCGCCGATTAAAACTCCGATTACTTCAAAAACCAGCCAAGATTTTAGCGGGCTTCCAGTATGTTCTGATAAATATTCTTTGTAAAATTTTGTATTCTCTGCATGATTCGGAGTTACTGATTCAACAACTTGAACAGTCATACTTTTTACAGCTCCGCTTGCACCTAATCCTCTTCCGGTTATGTAAACTGTTGCAACTAAAAGAAGTCCTAATAAAAATCCTGCTAAATATGGATTCATATATTTTGTCTGCATTATTTACTCTCCTTTAATTTTAATACTTCAGCATCATCATGCTCAAGTTCTTCGTAGCCCGTTAACATTGCTTTTAAGTTTGTTGTAATAGTTTCACCAGTTGTTATTAAGTAAAGATGAACAATTAAAAATGAAACCAAAAAGAATGCCGCAACTGTATGAACAATCGCAATAATTTCCAAAGAATCAATATTTAAAAATTTTATTTCATGTCTTTGCGGATAACGATAAAGCATATAGAGTAATCCGGAAGTTACCGAAAGCGGAATTACCAAAATTTTTAATCCGAAGTAAGTTAACTTTTGCATAGGATTTAATTTTCTTAAAACAGTTTTCTTTGTAGGATGTGGAGCATTTTTAAAAATTCCGGAAAAATAATAATGCACTTGAGCAACAATATTTTTATAAGTTGGAATATATTGTTTCCATTCGCCTGTTGTAAAATGCCAAAATATTGCAAATACAATTAGTATGATAAATAAATAAGCTGAAATATTATGGTACATTACTGCTTCTTCAAATCCGAAGAAATTATATGAACCGTGAATTTCAAATCCGGTAAATCCAAGAAATATTATTAAGATTGCCTGCATCCAATGCCAAAATCTTTCAAAGGATTTATAGACATAAACTTTTTTAGTCATTTTTTTGAACTCCATTTTTTAATTTTCTTGCAGCGTAAAATCTTAATGAACCATGAAGAGCAATACCAATAAGTGATAAAAGGATATTCCAAATTCCTATGTAATCAATAATTTTTGAGTAATCTCTTCCGGGCATATAAAAATCCTTTAATTCTGCTAATCGGCTGTTTTCTCTTGTATGGCATTCAGCACATTGAACAGAATTTTCTGCGGGAGAAACTTGATGATTTACCGGCCAATTCATTTCAGTTTTGATAAATGAAATTTTTCCGCTAAATGGTAATTCTGCATCTTTCATTCCTTCTGCACTTGCGGTTTCCCAATTAAAATCTTGCCAAAATGCACCTTCACCTTTTTGATCTGCATAAAGTTTGGGCTGAATTAATATTCTGTATTCCGGATCAAAAGGTTGAATTGCTCTGTGAACTTTTACCGGTATTATTTTGGATTCCGAATCTGAATAAGATCCGTGAAGTTCATTCATTACCAAAGATTTTGTTGTATCTTCAATTTTATCACCCTCTAAATAATGAGATGCTGTACCGTTAAACCATTGATATTCCGGCTTAACATTGTTTTCCCATTCAAAACTTCCTTTAATTGAAAGATAAGTATGATTGCTTAAACTGTCTTCTTCATGATAAGGTTCACCATTTTTAAGTTTTCCGGCAGTCGACCAATCCCACGCCATTTTTGTTGATTTTCCTTTTGCATAAGTTGGGATGTGGCAAGTTTGACAAGCAACTTTTAAAGTATGTTCGTTCAAAATTTCCTTTTCATGCGGAGTTGAAGTGTGGCAATCT
The nucleotide sequence above comes from Ignavibacteriota bacterium. Encoded proteins:
- a CDS encoding tetrathionate reductase family octaheme c-type cytochrome, which translates into the protein MKKIIGSIGVLVLVIIVAIGTLTTKSSEETILDKLKNKYSEKHIASVDHSKFAELQKEFNSPREVTAECITCHNKRHEEVMHSNHWNWEREEYIEGRGIVSIGKKNIMNNFCIGTQGNEKSCAKCHIGYGMDEKGTVFTDANNIDCLVCHDNTETYTKAQNQGGAPLETLDFNNIAQNVGKPERTNCGVCHFFGGGGDNVKHGDLSSDMFYPNRDIDIHMDADGMDLQCVDCHTTNQHTIAGKMYSLSSMNHNRVFCEDCHTSTPHEKEILNEHTLKVACQTCHIPTYAKGKSTKMAWDWSTAGKLKNGEPYHEEDSLSNHTYLSIKGSFEWENNVKPEYQWFNGTASHYLEGDKIEDTTKSLVMNELHGSYSDSESKIIPVKVHRAIQPFDPEYRILIQPKLYADQKGEGAFWQDFNWETASAEGMKDAELPFSGKISFIKTEMNWPVNHQVSPAENSVQCAECHTRENSRLAELKDFYMPGRDYSKIIDYIGIWNILLSLIGIALHGSLRFYAARKLKNGVQKND